The window ATTTTGTATGGGTAGATGAAGGGCTTCGTAATTTCTCTGATAACAAACTGAACAATGAACTGGCGGGTAATGGGATGTTCCAGTTTGGAAGCGCTTTTCGTAAGAATGAAATGTCTTACGAGGATTTCTACCCAACTGAAGATACTTCAAAGGTTTTCACAACCCTCCATCAATTGCTTCAAACACCAGGGGCGAGGTTTGTTAGTAATGAACCACAGGAATTAGGAAGGTCGATTGAGCCGGCTGGTGCTGGAAGGAAATATAATGTTGTCCTTATCAGCATTGAAAGTTTGAGTGCTGAATACCTGGACTATTTCAAGGAATACCATAATAGGATATATCCCGATTACCTCATAGATGAGTTGGGTTATGCACCAAAACTTACCCCCAACCTGGATTCCCTGATCAATGAAAGCCTTTTCTTTACCCAGCTTTATGCTTCCGGAACGAGGACTGTAAGGGGGCTGGAAGCATTAAGTACAGCCCTTCCCCCAACCCCGGGGCAATCTATCGTCAAGCGGTTGCCGACCCGCTCGGGATTGTTCACTTTGGGGTCGGTATTAAAGCAGAATGGTTATGATACCAAGTATGTATATGGTGGAAACAGCTTCTTCGATAATATGGGGGATTATTTCGGCAAGAATGGTTATGCAGTAATTGATGAAGATGCAATTCCTGAAGATTCGATCCATCATAAAACAGTATGGGGGGTATGCGATGAAGACCTATATGCTTTAGCGGAAAAGGAAATGGCGATAAGTTATGCTTCAGGTAAGCCTTTTTTCCAGCATATCATGACCGTTTCCCATCACCGGCCTTATACCTACCCGGAAGGTAAGGTGACGGTGCCACCGAAATTTCAAAGGCGGGAGGGGGCATTACAATATACTGATTATGCAATCGGAAAATTCCTGCAGGCCATGCGCGGGAAGCCATGGTTCAATTCTACCATCTTCGTGATCGTAGCTGACCATTGTGCTGATAGCGGAGGCAGGACTGATATGCCCCTTAATAAATACCATATTCCTTGTTGGATCTATGCGCCAGGCATTGTTAAGCCTGGAAAATTTGAACGCCTGACAAGCCAGATCGACCTTGATCCTACCATCATGGGATTACTGAACCTTCCATATACTTCCAGGTTCTTTGGTTATGATGTATTCAAATTGGAACCGGGCAGGGAAAGACTGTTGCTGGTGAATTACCAGGATGTGGCTTATGTGAAGAATGATAAAATGGTTGTGTTGTCTCCCCGGAAGCAGGTGCGGATGTTCCGGCCAGACTATAGAACTGGTGCGGTTGTTCCTATTCCCAAGGATCCAAAAATGATCGAAGAGGCAATTGCTTATTTTGAGGGGGCATCCTATTTATTCAGCCATAACCTGTTTACAGCCAGCGTTCCCAGGCCACAAAGCGTTACTATCGCTTCGAAATAAGTCCATTTGGGTCAATGGAGATCTTTTGCTCTGCCCTTAGGTATTCGATCACGGACCATAATTGGTCTTTGGTCACCAGGTTATCGAAAAGTTTTTCCATTTCCGGAAGGTGAAAAGCTCCCTGGCTTACTTTAGCAAGGATTTCTTTTTGTAGGTCAAGTGTATTATGCTGTCGTTTTTTATTTTCAATGCAGTTGTCGCAGATGCCGCAGGCTTTCATATCGTTGTCCCCGAAGTAATGTCCAATATAACTGCTTCGGCAACTGTTGGTGTTGATATACTTCAGGAAATGACTGATTCGTTCTGATTCTTTTTTCTTCCTTAGCTGTACTTTCTGCTGGTCGATCCTTACATATTCCGCTTTTACCCTTGGGGTGAGCAAGGTAAGTTGAGGGCACTCTTTTTGAGGCTGGTACTTGATCACCCCATAATGGTGAAGGAAAAGGAGTCCTTCCCTTACTTTTTCCTTGTCCCAACGCAGCTGTTGGGCAAGATGCAGTTCTGAAATGGTTACCGGTACGTTGAAGATGCCTTCATAGTTCCTGAGCAAGGTCTTGCTGAGTTCATCCCATTCCGGGTGCTGCTGTTCCAGTATCTCCAGCCATGAACGGTCGCAAACGAATTTGGCCTTGGGCGGGTGAAACATGGCTTCGTTCATCAGGATATACCCTTCTGCCTGCAGCAATTGGATAGCCGCAATGGTAGGTGTCCTGTCCAGCTGGAAATTCTTGCAAAAAGTCTCCAGTTCAAAATCATAGGTGATGCCTTCACCGCCTCCTGTTGGTATTTGGTGGTAGTTGGCGATCGCCTGGTATACTGCCTGTATTAGCGGGAGAGGCGGGTATTTTTTTTCAAGCTGGATTTCCAGTTGGTCCAATTCCGTCTTTTGGTAAAGGAGGATCGCATAGGCTTTGTTCCTGTCCCGGCCGGCCCTTCCCGCTTCCTGGTAATAATGTTCCAGGCAATCCGGTGCATCATAGTGGATGACTGTGCGTACATCAGGCTTGTCAATGCCCATGCCGAAAGCGTTCGTACTTACCATTACCCGGACCTGGTTGCCCATCCAAAGTTGCTGGCGTTCGTTACGGTCTTCCTGGTCAAGACCAGCATGGTAATAGGTGGCTGATATGCCTGCTGATTGTAATTGACGGGCTACTTCAACGGTTCTTTTCCTGCTCTTGCAATACACTACACTGCAACCAGGTACGCCTTGCAGGATCTCCAGCATTTTGCCGGGTTTGTTACCGGTTTCAAAGCAGCTGTAGGAGAGGGCTTCCCTTGCAAAGGAACCTTTTATGGTAACTGCATTGGTCAAACGAAGTTGTTGGATGATATCCTGCTGCACTTCCGGTGTGGCTGATGCAGTGAGCGCTAATACCGGAACACCGGGCAGGTCTTCCCTCGTTTCAGCTATCCTTAGGTAGCTGGGACGGAAGTCATATCCCCATTGCGACACACAATGGGCTTCATCTACTGCTATCAGGGAAATGGATAGCGACGGCAGGTAGTCCTTGAAAAGCCTTGTTTGCAATCGTTCCGGCGATACGTACAAGAGCTTACAGTTGCTGTCGGTCGCAAGTTCAAGGGTCCTGGCCACCTCCTTGAAGCTCATGCCTGTATGAATGGCAAAAGCAGTGATGCCTTTTTTCCGCAACTGCTGGACCTGGTCCTTCATTAGTGCTATAAGCGGGCTGATCACCAGGCACAGGCCTTCTGAAGCAAGAGCCGGTACCTGGTAGCAAATGGATTTGCCACTTCCGGTAGGAAGCAGTGCTAAGGTATCTTTCTGGTCAATTGCTGATGTAATGATCTCTTCCTGCAAGGGACGGAAAGCCTCATAGCCCCAGTATTGCTTTAATATGGAATGTATGGCCGACAGGCTGTTGGACTTTGGTCAGGTTTAAAGTTTGGCAAAATATCCTTTTCTTCTCAAATAACTTTTTTTACAAAAAGCCTGACTGAGTTAATGGCCAGTACCACATCACTAAGTCCCATTACCAGGGCACCGAAGGCCGGTGTGAGCAGGCCAACAGCCGCTACTGGTATGGCAACTATGTTGTAGGCGAATGCCCAGAACAGGTTTTGTTTAATGGTGAGGAGGGTATGCCTACCAAGGCCTAGTGCCAGGGGCAGGTTTTTCAGGCCATGGTTCATCAGCACTACGTCTGCAGTCTGGAGGGCTACCTGTGACGCCTCACTGATCGAAATGCCAATGGATGCTTTTGCCAATGCAGGCGCATCATTGATGCCATCGCCAACCATTGCGGTAGGGGCTGTCTGGTTGAGCTGTTCCAGGATGCCAAGCTTTTGTTCTGGGCTCTTCTCGTACATGATCTCATCCATTCCAAGGGTATTGCCCAATTGCAGGCATTTGTCCTTGCGGTCACCACTCAGGAGGATGGTTTTCACTTTCTTTTTCCTGAGGTAGTCGATCACTTCGCCAGCTTCTGGCCTGACCTCATCAACTACATTGATCCAGCCGATCAACTGGCCATTGCGGGTAATATAAACATTGTGACTGGAGTCTGTTGTCAACCTGCTGGCGATTTCATAAGAGCCTGCCCAGTATTCATCCCCTTCCCTGGTGAGGGCGCGCATCCCCCTTCCTTTCACCTCTTCTATTTTTGCCCAGCGGATGGGTTGGTTGGTCTTCCATTCATTGGCAATGCACTTTGCGATAGGGTGGTTGGAGAACTTCTCCATTGAGAATACCAGTTGTTTGAATTCAGCTTCATCAACCTTTTCAAAATGGTATCCATCTACCACGAAATTACCTGTTGTAAGCGTGCCGGTCTTATCGAACACCACCTGTTGGATGGTCTTGAAGGCTTCCAGTGATTTGGCATTGCGAAACAATACGCCATTTCTTGCTGCACGCCCAAGACCCACTGCGATCGCGGCGGGTGTGGCCAATCCCATGGCACAAGGACAGGCGATCACCAATACGGCAATACTCCTCATGAGTGAAGGGGTGAACTCGCCCAGGATAAAATAGTTGATGGCGAAGGTTGCCAGTGCAATCACCAATACTGCTGGCACAAAGACCGCACTGATCTTATCGGCCATGAGTTGCACGGGAGGTTTGTCGCCCTGTGCTTTTTTGACCAGGTTGATAATATTGGCCAGGACTGATTGATTGGCTTCCGCAACCACCAATGCTTTAACCGTTCCTTCAACCACCAGGCTGCCTCCGATAATGATATCCTTAGGTTTCTTCTCCAGGGGCAAGCTTTCTCCCGTAACAATGGCTTCACTTACACTGGCCTCACCCCATAGGATCTTGCAATCGGCAGGCACCTGCTCCCCTGTTTTGATCAGGATAAGATCGCCATGTTTCAGGTGAATGTTCTCAATGGGAAAAATTACTTCATGGTGCTGGTCGTCAAATGCGATCATATTGGCCATCACTTTTTGGCTTTTGGCCAATTTGTTCAGGGCCGACTGGGTGGATCCTACTGATACATCTTCCAGGTAGTAGCCGAGGAATACAAGGGTGAAAATAGTAGCGCTGGTCTCATAGAACAGGTATTGTTCACCCTGTCCCATCAGGGTGCCGATAAGGCTGTATAGGAAAGCTGCTGACCCGCCAAGGGCGATCAATACATTCATGTTGGGAACGCCTGATTGAAGGCTTTTCCATGCGCTTCTCCCAAAGAAGGACATGCCGATCAGGAATACAGGAATACAAAGGGCCAGCTGCACCCAGGGGTTCATCAGCCAGTGGATATGCAGGCCCGGGATCATGTGCAGCATCAGCACCAGGGTGAAGGGGAGACAGAGCAGGAGGTAGCGCAGGTATTTGTTCATGGGTTGGGATCCTGCTCCCTGCGTATGGGCTGTGTTTTCAGGTGACTGCACCTTGTAACCCAATGAGGCGATCCCTTTGGCTAACTTCTCTTTATTGGATTCGGCTGCTTCAATGATTTCGAATTGTACGTCGCCATCAATCGGGTTCACCTTCACGTTCTGCATGCCCTCCTTTTCCAGGTATTTTGAAATGCTCAACGCACAGTTTGAACAGGTCATCCCTTCTACTTTCCAGTTTACCGTTTCCATATGCCTTCCTCCTTTACAGCTTGATCAATTTGCATATACAAATTTAAAGAAGGCGGGTTGTTTTGTCCTGAAGTCCTTATAGCTATTATCTCAACGCGGTTGCAGTTATCTTTGCCAGATGGAATGGACCTACACCCTCAAAGAGTTACCTGATGTAGCCCGGTCATTTTTGTCGGCCTTGGGTGATGCCAGACTGGTTGCCATGCATGGCCAGATGGGCGCCGGGAAAACAACCTTTGTCCATGCATTGTGTGATGTGCTGAAAGTGACAAGTCCCGTTGGAAGCCCGACCTTTTCCATCATCAACGAGTATTCCTCTCCCGGTGGACCAGTTTACCATATCGACCTCTATCGAATAAGGGATGAGGAGGAGGCCATACAGGCAGGCGTGGAAGACTGTATGTATAGTGGCCGTCTTTGCCTGGTGGAATGGCCGGAAAAGGCTCCCGGCCTCTTTCCTTCCAGCTACCCTGAAGTATTCATTGATGTATTGGATCCTGTAACCAGGAGGCTGAAACTAAATCTTCCCTGACTTAATTTTTATACATTATTCCCTAAGCATGAGCCGGGAAGGAATAATCCGGTTTAGAATTTGTAATTTACCATCCCTTTCAAGGTGAATCATTAATCATAGATCCAGCAACCATTCATGGCGCAGCAGAAACCTTTTATCAGTACGGCTTTCAGTTATGAAACCCTTGAGGAAACCCTCGATATCAAACCCAAGGGTGCCCAATTGCATATAGGTATTCCCAAAGAAACGGCTTACCAGGAGAACAGGGTAGCGCTGATCCCGGATGCTGTTGGGGTGCTGGTAAGCAATGGCCACCAGGTGGTGATCGAACACAATGCGGGCGATGCCTCCCATTACCGCGACAAGGATTACAGTGAGGCCGGTGCCAGGATCGTGTATGATAAGGCCGAGGTGTACAAGGCGCCGATCCTGGTGAAAAGTGCGCCGATCACAGATGATGATATTCCCTACCTCCAACCCAACCAGGTGATCATTTCACCGATGCATATTTCCCTCCTGAAGGCTGACCTGCTGGAGAAGATGATGGAGAAAAGGATCACGGCCATTTCCTTCGAGCAGCTCAAGGATGAGAGTGGCACTTTCCCGATCGTACGCAGCATGAGTGAGATCGCCGGCAGTGCTGTGATGTTGATCGCAGGACAATACCTGGGATCGGCCAATCATGGTAAAGGAGTATTGCTGGGAGGAATTTCTGGCATCCCTCCCACCAAAGTGGTGATCCTGGGTGCAGGGATAGTGGGCGAATATGCAGCCCGTGCCGCCCTTGCACTGGGTGCATCGGTAAAGGTGTTCGACAACAGCGTTTTCAAACTGAAGCAGCTCCAGAATAATATTGGCCAGCGGCTATGGACTTCGGTAATTGAGCCCAAGATCCTGGCCAAGCAATTGAAGACCTGCGAAGTGGCTGTGGGGCAATGTCATTAAGTTAAGGTTTTAGAAGGCGGGTTTGTAATTCATATAGGTTTTATGCTTGCTTTTGCTATTTCTATTTTTAATCTGTCTTGGCGAGGATCTCCCCGATCGGATTGGCAATGTATTTCTTACAAAATATCGCTGTAGCTCTAATAATATGGATTCCGGGTTTTGGACAATGAAGAGTTTTACCATTTTGGTCTTCAAGCCTCCATATGATTTGTTTCCATTAACCTTTCTGGGATATTTACCCCTGTATGGTTTTTCGTCAACTTCTTTCTGTGCCGGGGCTACTAAAATGGCATGTAGGTTCGAAGTAAATACTGTAGCATAGAAGTCCTGGGCAACCGAAAGGGGTGAAAGGCCACTAAAGGACTCCAATTGTAAGATGTTTTTCTGGTGTGAGATGTTCGTTTCAAGCTTCCATCTCAGGAAGTATAGTTCCTTAAAAATATGGCTGGGATTATCTTCCTCTTCCCAAAGGTTGGTCACTAGAACTTCAACAGTATCGGGAAGGTCTACGCGCACCAGTCGGACCTTCAATGCTGTTTGACGGGTGATAATGTAACCATGTTGACGTAATCCCTTTATTGCTGAAAATGAAGGTAGCAACTGGACTATATCACTCTTCTTGCCACTGGCAATAAATCCCTTAAAGGGTTCATAACTTTCCTTAGCCCTAATGATGAACTTCCGCTCCGTCTCTTGCCATAAATGCAATGCGAACATCTTGTAATTGCAGAAATTTCGGTCATAAATGGCCAGCATGTCCTCTTCAAGTTGTTCTATCATAGAATAGGCAACAATTTGCTCTCCGGTTCTGAAAGGAACTAAAGAGGTGCTGATTGTCAAGCAGTTGAGTACATCGTGCAGATAAACTGCCTTTGCCTGGACAAAAGAGCCATGCTGATTATGCTGACCACCAAAATGGCTGGATAGTGATGGGGTATTCACAAGGCTCATATTGGAGCCGTCAATGGCAACGACCCGATAAGTTCTCCATTTTTTCACATTTGCAGCATTATAAGCATAGAATGCGTCACATAGTAGCTTGTTCCATATTTTGAAGAACAATGGGTTAAGCTTCATTCGCTGCTGGCAGAAGGCGCTGGTGGAGCAGTCCAGGGAGGTGCCTATCTCGTTAAAGAATGACGCCAGCTCCACACTCAGTGTCTTCTTACATAACCGGGCAATTAGCAAAACCATCCGATCAAACGTAAGTTTTCTCCTCCGGGTAAAGGCAGTAGGGGTGTTGCCAAAGAACGACAGCAGATCAGAATCGCTAACAATTAACTGTAAGAATAGCTTTAGTTCTTGGATGATACGTAAATTTGCCTCAAGCATGAGAATCCTGTTTTTTTGTAGTTCGCACCTCAAAAATAACAAAGTGATTCTCTGCTTTTTTTATT is drawn from Flavihumibacter rivuli and contains these coding sequences:
- a CDS encoding LTA synthase family protein — protein: MDKTGSLLERYRIWWLVLLVFVAVSAISRTALLVSGWPEVSLRPLQLLGVYGIGLFYDLIAGWYFALPVFLLVWLLPVRFQRSKFGLVLMKSVLLLSILLLVLNAFAEWFFWQEFNVRYNFIAVDYLIYTNEVLGNIWQSYNIPLVIAGVLLLTFLVWFFVRKRVVAPSGKVGPVTHISVLLMVVTIGLGDFVWVDEGLRNFSDNKLNNELAGNGMFQFGSAFRKNEMSYEDFYPTEDTSKVFTTLHQLLQTPGARFVSNEPQELGRSIEPAGAGRKYNVVLISIESLSAEYLDYFKEYHNRIYPDYLIDELGYAPKLTPNLDSLINESLFFTQLYASGTRTVRGLEALSTALPPTPGQSIVKRLPTRSGLFTLGSVLKQNGYDTKYVYGGNSFFDNMGDYFGKNGYAVIDEDAIPEDSIHHKTVWGVCDEDLYALAEKEMAISYASGKPFFQHIMTVSHHRPYTYPEGKVTVPPKFQRREGALQYTDYAIGKFLQAMRGKPWFNSTIFVIVADHCADSGGRTDMPLNKYHIPCWIYAPGIVKPGKFERLTSQIDLDPTIMGLLNLPYTSRFFGYDVFKLEPGRERLLLVNYQDVAYVKNDKMVVLSPRKQVRMFRPDYRTGAVVPIPKDPKMIEEAIAYFEGASYLFSHNLFTASVPRPQSVTIASK
- a CDS encoding RecQ family ATP-dependent DNA helicase, whose amino-acid sequence is MSAIHSILKQYWGYEAFRPLQEEIITSAIDQKDTLALLPTGSGKSICYQVPALASEGLCLVISPLIALMKDQVQQLRKKGITAFAIHTGMSFKEVARTLELATDSNCKLLYVSPERLQTRLFKDYLPSLSISLIAVDEAHCVSQWGYDFRPSYLRIAETREDLPGVPVLALTASATPEVQQDIIQQLRLTNAVTIKGSFAREALSYSCFETGNKPGKMLEILQGVPGCSVVYCKSRKRTVEVARQLQSAGISATYYHAGLDQEDRNERQQLWMGNQVRVMVSTNAFGMGIDKPDVRTVIHYDAPDCLEHYYQEAGRAGRDRNKAYAILLYQKTELDQLEIQLEKKYPPLPLIQAVYQAIANYHQIPTGGGEGITYDFELETFCKNFQLDRTPTIAAIQLLQAEGYILMNEAMFHPPKAKFVCDRSWLEILEQQHPEWDELSKTLLRNYEGIFNVPVTISELHLAQQLRWDKEKVREGLLFLHHYGVIKYQPQKECPQLTLLTPRVKAEYVRIDQQKVQLRKKKESERISHFLKYINTNSCRSSYIGHYFGDNDMKACGICDNCIENKKRQHNTLDLQKEILAKVSQGAFHLPEMEKLFDNLVTKDQLWSVIEYLRAEQKISIDPNGLISKR
- a CDS encoding heavy metal translocating P-type ATPase, which codes for METVNWKVEGMTCSNCALSISKYLEKEGMQNVKVNPIDGDVQFEIIEAAESNKEKLAKGIASLGYKVQSPENTAHTQGAGSQPMNKYLRYLLLCLPFTLVLMLHMIPGLHIHWLMNPWVQLALCIPVFLIGMSFFGRSAWKSLQSGVPNMNVLIALGGSAAFLYSLIGTLMGQGEQYLFYETSATIFTLVFLGYYLEDVSVGSTQSALNKLAKSQKVMANMIAFDDQHHEVIFPIENIHLKHGDLILIKTGEQVPADCKILWGEASVSEAIVTGESLPLEKKPKDIIIGGSLVVEGTVKALVVAEANQSVLANIINLVKKAQGDKPPVQLMADKISAVFVPAVLVIALATFAINYFILGEFTPSLMRSIAVLVIACPCAMGLATPAAIAVGLGRAARNGVLFRNAKSLEAFKTIQQVVFDKTGTLTTGNFVVDGYHFEKVDEAEFKQLVFSMEKFSNHPIAKCIANEWKTNQPIRWAKIEEVKGRGMRALTREGDEYWAGSYEIASRLTTDSSHNVYITRNGQLIGWINVVDEVRPEAGEVIDYLRKKKVKTILLSGDRKDKCLQLGNTLGMDEIMYEKSPEQKLGILEQLNQTAPTAMVGDGINDAPALAKASIGISISEASQVALQTADVVLMNHGLKNLPLALGLGRHTLLTIKQNLFWAFAYNIVAIPVAAVGLLTPAFGALVMGLSDVVLAINSVRLFVKKVI
- the tsaE gene encoding tRNA (adenosine(37)-N6)-threonylcarbamoyltransferase complex ATPase subunit type 1 TsaE, encoding MEWTYTLKELPDVARSFLSALGDARLVAMHGQMGAGKTTFVHALCDVLKVTSPVGSPTFSIINEYSSPGGPVYHIDLYRIRDEEEAIQAGVEDCMYSGRLCLVEWPEKAPGLFPSSYPEVFIDVLDPVTRRLKLNLP
- a CDS encoding alanine dehydrogenase; this translates as MAQQKPFISTAFSYETLEETLDIKPKGAQLHIGIPKETAYQENRVALIPDAVGVLVSNGHQVVIEHNAGDASHYRDKDYSEAGARIVYDKAEVYKAPILVKSAPITDDDIPYLQPNQVIISPMHISLLKADLLEKMMEKRITAISFEQLKDESGTFPIVRSMSEIAGSAVMLIAGQYLGSANHGKGVLLGGISGIPPTKVVILGAGIVGEYAARAALALGASVKVFDNSVFKLKQLQNNIGQRLWTSVIEPKILAKQLKTCEVAVGQCH
- a CDS encoding IS4 family transposase; amino-acid sequence: MLEANLRIIQELKLFLQLIVSDSDLLSFFGNTPTAFTRRRKLTFDRMVLLIARLCKKTLSVELASFFNEIGTSLDCSTSAFCQQRMKLNPLFFKIWNKLLCDAFYAYNAANVKKWRTYRVVAIDGSNMSLVNTPSLSSHFGGQHNQHGSFVQAKAVYLHDVLNCLTISTSLVPFRTGEQIVAYSMIEQLEEDMLAIYDRNFCNYKMFALHLWQETERKFIIRAKESYEPFKGFIASGKKSDIVQLLPSFSAIKGLRQHGYIITRQTALKVRLVRVDLPDTVEVLVTNLWEEEDNPSHIFKELYFLRWKLETNISHQKNILQLESFSGLSPLSVAQDFYATVFTSNLHAILVAPAQKEVDEKPYRGKYPRKVNGNKSYGGLKTKMVKLFIVQNPESILLELQRYFVRNTLPIRSGRSSPRQIKNRNSKSKHKTYMNYKPAF